From the Micromonospora echinofusca genome, the window GCCAGGTGATGAGCCCGGACGGGCTGCGCCGGCTGGTGCCGGACGTCGCCCGGCGCGACGTCTACCTCTGCGGACCGCCCGGCCTGGTCGAGCAGTCGCTGCGGGTGCTCCGCGAGGCCGGCGTGCCCCGCCGGCAGATCCACCTCGCCACGTTCGAGCTGTAGGAAGGCTGTCATGCGTCGCGCCCTGCTCGCCATCACCGGCCTGGCGGCCGGCACCACCGCCATGGTGGTGCTGAAGGGCTCGCCGGGCACCAGCCCGGTCGCCCATGACCTGCCGGCGGCGCCTCCGCCGGTGGTGCCCGCGCCGGCCGGCCCGACCCCGACCGGCGGCGAGGTCTCCGCCGCGCCGTCGCCCAGCCGCACCGGCGCGTCCCCCCGGCCCGACCGCACCGCCACCCGGCCCCCGGCGAGCCGGCCCAGCGCCACCACCCGGGCGCCCTCCGCGCCGCGCACCACCACCAAGCCGCCGCCCGCGCCGACCACCCGCACCGTCACGGGGCCGGTCGTGGAGAACGAGTACGGCAACGTCCAGGTGCAGATCACCCTGCGCGGGACGCGGATCGTCGACGTGGTGGCCCTGGAACTGCCCGAGGAGACCGCCCAGTCCGACCAGCGCAGCGAGCAGGTCGACGGCCGCTACAGCGGCACCTCGGGGCTGGTGGTGCAGCGGCAGAGCGCCGACGTGGACACCGTCTCCGGGGCGACCGCCACCAGCACCTCGTACCGGCAGTCGTTGCAGGCCGCGATCGACCGGGCGAACTGACGTGCCGGTGCCGGTGCCGGCGGCGGGGCGGCGCGGGCCGGGCGGGTGTCCACCGGCGGCCAGGCCCGGGCTGCGCCGGGTCGAGCAGGTCATGGGCACCGCCATCAGCCTCGACCTCGCCGACGACCTGCCCGCCCCCGAGCTGGACGGGCTGGCCGGGGACGCGTTCGCCTGGCTGCGCGAGGTCGACGCCCGGTTCAGCACGTACCGGGCCGACAGCGAGGTGTGCCGCCTCGACCGGGGCGAGCTGCCGCTCTCCGCGGCCGGCGCCGACCTGCGGAACGTGCTGGCGCGCTGCGCCGAGCTGTGGAAGGTCACCGACGGCTTCTTCGACGCGTACGCCACCGGGCGGCTCGACCCGTCCGGCTACGTCAAGGGCTGGGCGGTGCAGGTCGCCTCGGACCGGCTGCTCGCGGCCGGGGCGGCGAACCACTGCCTGAACGCCGGCGGCGACGTGCGGGTACGCGGCCGCTCCCACACCGGGCGACCGTGGCGGATCGGCGTGCGGCACCCGTGGGACGCGATGTCCACCTGTCTCGTGCTGACCGGCACCGACCTGGCCGTGGCCACGTCCGGCGTCTACGAGCGCGGCCACCACGTGCTCGACCCGCGCCGGGGTGTGCCGGCCCGGGGACTGCGCTCGGTCACCGTCGTCGGGCCGGATCTCGGGCTGGCCGACGCGTACGCCACCGCGGCCGCCGCGATGGGTCCGGCCGGCGTCGGCTGGCTGGACGGCCTGCCCGGCCACCAGCACGCGGTCGTCACCGACGACGCGCGGCTGTTGCACTCCACCGCCCTGCCCCTGGCCGGCTGAGGGTCAGCGGAAGGGGCGGGTGGTGGCGGGCCGGGAGCCGAGGGGCCGGGGGCGGCCCGGTCGGGAGCCGGCGGGCCGGGTGACCGGCCAGCGGCGGTGCGGCCGGTGGTGCCGCGGTGGCGGCTCCGTGCCGTCCGGCTGGCGCGCGGTGTCGTCGGTGGACATGTAACCCCCGCTCCCGGCGCGGGTGCGCCGTCGCCGTACCCAACGAGCACCCGCCCTCCGGCGTCGCTGTCGAGCAGCCGTCACATCCCCCGGCGCGGCAGCGGCAGGTGCCCGGGCATCAGGTCGGAGGTGACCGTGACGCCGGTGGCCCGCAGGGCCTCGATCAGCGCGTTCTG encodes:
- a CDS encoding FMN-binding protein yields the protein MRRALLAITGLAAGTTAMVVLKGSPGTSPVAHDLPAAPPPVVPAPAGPTPTGGEVSAAPSPSRTGASPRPDRTATRPPASRPSATTRAPSAPRTTTKPPPAPTTRTVTGPVVENEYGNVQVQITLRGTRIVDVVALELPEETAQSDQRSEQVDGRYSGTSGLVVQRQSADVDTVSGATATSTSYRQSLQAAIDRAN
- a CDS encoding FAD:protein FMN transferase, which encodes MGTAISLDLADDLPAPELDGLAGDAFAWLREVDARFSTYRADSEVCRLDRGELPLSAAGADLRNVLARCAELWKVTDGFFDAYATGRLDPSGYVKGWAVQVASDRLLAAGAANHCLNAGGDVRVRGRSHTGRPWRIGVRHPWDAMSTCLVLTGTDLAVATSGVYERGHHVLDPRRGVPARGLRSVTVVGPDLGLADAYATAAAAMGPAGVGWLDGLPGHQHAVVTDDARLLHSTALPLAG